GATGAGGAAAGAACTTTCGAAGGTTGCTGAGAATGCGAAACGGCTCGATGTTGAATCCAGGAAAATATCGAACGTCGGCACCATCTCTAATATCAGATAGACCAGACATTCATCGTGAAAATAGTTCCAGAACTGACTGAGTCTGACTTCGAATAATCAGATCCTCAAAGGCACTGATGAAAAGCAATTTCGTTGAACCCTTGTCATCGATCATTAGGTACAACAAGATACTTGCGTCTAACGCAGCTGCAGTTTACAGTCAAATATGTAATTAAACGTTTATAAAGCATAAGTACAATACGATACAGTTGTGAGATTTAATCAAGGTGTTcccgtttgaaaaaatcctaaatGTCTTTACCTTTTGTCATTTACCAAAACCTTCACCATCAAGCCTTAtgtaaatatcatttttatcacttGTACATGAAAAGTTGGTCTTTGCGTAGCAGTTTAGCGAGACGAAAGTGGCCAATTTCATATCACTATTGTGAAAATAGGTTCACGCCTACGCAGTCCACAATTGCGTCGCATACGTCTTTAGAGAGAAGAAATTGACCACTCGCGTCCCACAAAACTACCACGCAAAGCCCCACCACTTTTCAGTCACCTGTTACAAAAACTATCGTGTGTGACTCAGGCCAAAAGTTGGCGATTGCAACTTGTGTGAGTGCCGCCCTAGCTTCGCTCATTGTCAGGCGCAAACTTCACACTCATCCCAATCGCCAACTTCCGTTCCTCGtcacacaatatactattacTTATGAATTCAACCTCTTACATTTGACTGAGAATCTAAATATTGCATAACGAATTCCGTATCAACGTTTAGTTAGACTCCGAATATATGATACCCGTGTTTTCATACAGCTTGTTTAACTTACTTcagtaataatttatcaccTATACACACTGATTACGTACCTAGCAACAGAGGATCAGACGGTATATTTTAACCGGCGCAAATCCAAGCGGTAAACGGGGCGACTAAAGGCTCATatatgtgtaattattattctttggCTTTGAGATAAATCAGGTCTTCACATGTTAAAGCTCATTTTCATGAACGAAGATTgcgtgtaatatttttttcataacataATGTCACCCGAGTATATTGCACTTTAATAAAGTAACGGCCATAAGGGGAGAAGCAGGATAAAAATGTCTTTCATCGATAAGTAGGTATCATTGAAATACTACGAACCTAAAAGTATCAGACTTCAAACTCGATCGgtttgtgcaaaaaaaaaaattgtaaaatacaaaaaagtaACTCTTTTCTCAGGATTGACATGAccgatttgattgaaaattcaatatgaTATCGAAGAAGTCAAGAGTTTTCATAGACACAATGGACAGATTTTTAGCTTGTTTATATTTATGCTCGGAAAGCATCACAGTGAGAAACACAAACTTGAAcgacaatatttttctatcatGAATTTAATACGGTAAAAATATCAGTATAGTCATAAGAAGAGGGGCAGCGTAGACAGTAATGGAGCGTCCAACAAAAATCCCAGCGCGCTGTCTCCCGGGGGGATAAGTTTTATCGACCTATGAAATCGAGGACATCATAGGGAACAGGTAGAAGTTCTAGTATCTAATCAGCAGAAGGAAGTTTTGGCTCGATTACGACAAGGTCCCACCGCCTGGGGCAGGTTGGGCTGATCACGATAATTCCTTTAACTCTGACTGAGGGATCAGACGAACATCACCGATCAGACTCCGGATCCGAACAGCTAGGGGTGCGATCAAGTCAAGCACAGTACGGAACGGAACTTTTCAAACAGAAAACACACAGATATACCGGTGACTCGATCCCCACGTATGTAGTCTagatatttgagaaaaatccgGTTATAAAATCTGGGCAACTTATACTGTATGCATTTGAGGAAATCCCTAAGAACCAACCACATCGAGGTAAAAAGAATCAATAAGGCAGGGCTAGAAAAATTCGTAGTCCAGTTTGATCAAGGAGAAGCCAACCACTTTACTGGAAGGGGAATAAATAAGATAAATGCGAATTGCGTGGCATTAATCCCCAATTCTTGCATTCTTAAAGTTGGAATCATTCATAGGATCCCTACAGACTTTATAGAGCAGGGCATATGGAAGGGCCTTGACCCCTCATCACAAAGAATAGTCGAAAAGTTTTAAATATGAAGGAGACGAACTGAACTTGAAAAAGGAGACCAAGACTCAGGCGCCGAACTGTGGGGCAGTCTTGGAGAAGTAGAGCTTAGGGACACGGTGCGGTCTCTTGATTTCAAAGTTACGGGGATTGGATCCGACTTCGATGTTGACAATGCCAGCTAATCTGCTCGGCTACAGCAATCCTCAAATACAATCATCTGCTTACAATCGACAAAGAAACATCCAACATTAACTGCACGTGGGTGTAGATCATTTTcagtcttacaattagtcagATTTAACATGACTTAAAGATGttgtgttttatttcaatgaaaactTACCGATAACGAAGCTTTCAAAAACAGTGAAAAAGGTgatcagattttttaaattcacaaCCACAATTCATATGTAAATAATGTACAGCAAATGTATTACCAGCACACTCCTGCTGGTTATTACCATAATTATATGAAATCAATATTTGCCATCGTtaaatcaatattattataaatgcTAGCATATCGCACAGTATatgaaattttcgtgaaaCGAAAACTCATGTACCACAACTGCGAGAAATTATCATAGGTAATTTGTATAAGATCTTACACTCCTAAATAATGAAAGATTATCGTCTGTTTTGATACGCGAAGatattaacaatattttgtttattacgGCACCAAAGGTGTTGTGTTGAATCAGCGAAAATACATATACAAGGCACGATATGCGAGATTCGTTGTCTCTTTTCATAACACAAGCTATTGAATCGGCTAGTCGGGggtggcgggggggggggggggggggaggaggagggacCACAATAATCGAACTAAGGACAAGGTGTTCGACACATACATTCGGCGACTCGCATGACTCACACAAGTTAAGCATACAATACACATTTCcaatatttacacatatatgtacTTATTTCTACAAgtcaagaaaatatttaatacacCATTCTAACAGAATGCCTAATATATTTTCACGGCAAGCACAGTAATGgacgtaaaaaaatctgagaagTTATGCGGTGAAGAGAGAAGGGAGGGAGATTATTGACGATATAATAGTAACACAACATAAACGGCGATTTTACACCAAGTTTGAATAAGATTCTTTTTGTAAGATCATTTCACATATTGATCGTATGGGGAATGATAtaccaaaaatattattttatcaataatatgtccattttttgttcaattattaaaaatcgtagaaaatttttaaaattggcaATGCATGCAAAGTGATAGCCTGATTCAATTGATTTGTTGagtattttcactttttcaaaacGTAATTCGATGTATTTGATCAAAATATTACTAAAAAATGCGAATATTACTTATTGTGAccttgatgaaaatttgatatcaaaAAATGTCACGACGCGAATGTAAGCCTGATAAACGAGCAACGACAGCCAGAATTTATTGAGGTGCCTGGAGTTATGCCAACATAGCGTGCAGATAACAATATTTGAACTGCACTTTTCCATACTCTAGTGTAAAATTCAGACGTGACCattattcattcgaaaattgttCATAGTGAGGAATTGACCTGTAAGCTGACCTGGAATAAAGTTATGAACACCAATGAAAGagacggaaaaaaatgtccagAGGAAACTTCAAACATATTGAGTAACCTGTTTTTCTGGTAAAGAAAGGCTAGCTATTGAATCACAACAAAGTAGCTGGttagaataaaatataaaaaaaaaaaatgttcttgaCCTCAGGTGGATGGTACCGATTTTCCGGAAGGGTGCGAAGAGCAATTTGCAGATAACCGATTTGTGCGATCCCCCGAAGTCCGATGAGTCTGAAGGCCTCGGTGACAGGCTCGAAAGGTTAGCAAGGCAAGATCAAAATCATAACTCACTCTCGGAAATGGTGATGAAGTGTATTATGCTCTCGGTCTAGAGAATGGAGGAAGGAATTGAAGAGATCGAGCGACAAGTCGGAGAGTAAGCCAAGCTTGTTTCGAGCACTGTGTCGAGCATTCTGGGTTCCGTTCGTGCTGCAAGGAGCAATCATATTCTGTAAAGAGATGATGGCTTGCATGATGGTGCCAGTGCTCCAGGGAAAGGTTATCAGCTACTTTGACCCTGGACAAAAATTGATGGATCGTCAACAGGCCCTGATATACGCTGGTCTCCTGGTCCTCCTAACTTTGGTCAACGTTTTGATCGATCATAATTACTATGCGCGAACGTTTGAACTGGGGATGCGATTCCGAGTTGCGTGTTCCGCCCTAATCTACCGCAAGGCGAGTGCACTTCGACTCGTAAAACATATATACACAAGACAAGACGGATTTTATATGTCGAACGTATTTCAGGTTCTGCGCCTGAATCAGTCTGCATTCGGAAGGACGGCTGAAGGTCAAATCACGAATCTGATAAGTAATGACCTCGCCCGCTTCGACATTGTCTTGCCATTCCTTAACTTCATCTGGATCGTGCCAATGCAGGTAATTTTCGGAAGCTACGTGACGTGCGTCATGGCGTGAAATTATGGTTCGGACCACTTACTTTTCTACAATCATTACAGGTATTGCTGTTGGGATACATGATGTGGCAATTAGTCGGTGAGGCTGTCCTGGTAGGAATCGGCGTAATGATCATGCAGACGATGCCTATACAAGGGTACTTAAGCCACATTGCTGGTATACTGAGGGCCAAAATTGCTGTCAAAACGGACGAAAGGGTGCAACTGATGAGTGAGCTCGTTTCCGGAATACAGGTACAGTGCTATGAGCTCTTATCTCCGTACAACCCGAAATGAACCCTCTTTACTTGTAGGTGGTGAAAATGTACTCCTGGGAAAAACCCTTCCAGACATTGGTGTCTAAAACTCGAGCGTTGGAGATCAAGCTGATTCGTTATACGTCGTACTTGAACGGAATACTCATGGGCATTACGGTGTTCGCTGACAGAGTAACACTATTCCTAACGCTTGTCACCTTTGTGCTAAGTGGCAATACCCTAAACGCTAAACTTACCTACACGTTAGCTACCCTATTTAATTTACTTCAACTGGCTTGCGCTTTTCGCTTCCCTATAGTTCTTATCACGATTGGAGAGACTCGTGTGACTTTGGAAAGAATAACGGTCAGTGGAACAACTTAAATTTCGTATACGGTAAGTTTGCAATTCACTTGAGGATTGCAATCCATTTTATTGttgacagaaatttttactattgGACGAAGTGGAACCTTCAAAGGAATCTGAATTTTCGGCTGACAATGGCAGGCTGACtaacgaaaaatatacaattaatGAAACACGTCTACAAAATGGGAATAGAACCGAAATGGTGAATTTCGACGTGAAATGATATAGCTATACTAGTATTCTGAAATGACGTATTGTATCTTTCATGATGTCTTTGTTCTCAGGAGTCTCTATTGACCAACAGAATGGGATACGTAGAGAGCAGTGGTAAACTGATTATAGAAAAGACTAAAGTAGGTGAACAAATTGAACGTGGTGTTGAAATCGAAATGGTGAACGTCTTCGCAAACTGGGTCCATGATCAGCTGCCACCTACTTTACACGAAGTATCACTGAAAATAAAGCGTCACTCACTTTCTGTGCTTGTGGGGCCTGTAGGCTCGGGAAAATCATCTTTACTCCACCTTTTACTGGGTGAGTTGTCAGTCAGAGCTGGAGGACTGTCGTTATTTAGTGGCGAAAACAGTGAGAAAACTAAAATCGGCAGACGGGACATTCGAATCTCTTACGCAAGTCAAAATCCTTGGATATTTCCCGCCACCATTCGCGAGAATATCATTTTCGGACAGTCATACGACAAAAAGAGATATCAAAAGGTGATCAAAATTTGTCTCTCTCGCGGGAATCCTGTTGAATTAAATACCTTTCGGTACACTCAACGCGTTTTCTAGGTGACGGAAGCTTGCGCACTCGTCAGAGACTTCGCTCAGCTTCCTCAAGGCGACTTGAGTCAGGCTGGAGAGAGAGGAGTCTGTTTGTCAGGGGGCCAAAAAGCTCGGGTGAACCTGGCAAGAGCCCTTTACAGAGAAGCTGATCTCTACTTGCTTGACGATCCTTTAAGCGCGGTCGATTCTCACGTGGGTAATCACTTGTTCAAAGAGTGCATCCGAGAGTTTCTAAAAAACAAGACCCGAATTCTAGTTACTCATCAATTACAATATCTTCGGCAAGCTGACACTGTCATAGTTCTGAATCGCGTGAGTTGAGACCATCATTTTACATCGTTAGTTTGACCTGTTCAGAAAATTACAGAATAGTTGGCTTGATCTTTGGAACGTCTGATTGCAGGGCACCGTCAAGTGTCAGGGAACATATGAGGAGCTTGCTCAGATGAATCCCGATTTCCTGGCTTCGAAACAGTTGGAGGAATCCGACGAACCTAGAGTCAAAAACACTGACGAGGAGAACATGGAAGACGAGGTAGTCGCAGTTAACTATTACACGAGCAAGTAAACATATGTTGCAATGATCCTAGATCAGTTGATACTCATCTTGCGGTTGATCTCCGTTACTGAAAAGCTTCACGTGTGCTTATAGGAAATCACTTCGTCTGTGAATGATCAAGCTACGGAACTTTCTGAGAGCAAGGAGAATTTGGAGGATGTGGATGAGGAGGAAGTTGTGACAGGAAGAATAACGAGTAAAGTGTATAAGCGATACTTCTTGGCAGGTGGTAATCCATGCTCATTGATTTTTATAACGGCAACAATTATAATCGCGCAAGTGACCGCAAACACAAGTGATTACTGGTTGACCTACTGGACAAACCAGGATAGTCTAAGAAGTGCTGGCAATAATACAAGCTGCTCGAACCATACCAGGCATGATGATCAAGAGACCCAATGGTTTGACAAATACGGACTGCTGCGTAGAAATGTCGCGATTTATGTTTACACAGCGATAATTGTCACTTGcgttttctttctcttacTACGCAGTATTTTTTGTGTCAGAGTGTGCATGAACGCCAGTTGCAACCTACACAATTACATGTTCGAGAACCTTCTGCGGGCACCCATGAAATTCTTCAACGCCAATCCGTCTGGTACGTTAGATATTTCAACCCAGAGGTGAACGATTTTAGCTACATATTATAGAAATCAAACCCAGTTGTTTTTTCGAATCAGCATCGAGATTATCACCGCATGAAAATTACTCAGATTCGAGATTGAAACTGGGAAATTTCAATACTCACGATCCTGTTCTGTTTCTCTGTCTCTTCGTCACTATATTGTGATCTTAAGAGTCTGTTCAAACCTGCTTTATCCTTTATGGTGCATCTTTTGGGAAGAAGCTCACGATTAATTATCCTATTCCCTATGCAGGTAGAATTTTGAACCGATTTTCGAAGGATGTAGGCGTAATGGATGAACAAATCCCTAGAACCTTGATTGATGTGGTTCAGACTATTACTCTTACGATGGGTATCTTTGCTATGGTAGCCGTCATTAACCCGTGGACCATGATACCTGTGATAATATCAGGAGTAATTTTCTATGTCATCAGGATCTATTATCTCAGAACAGCTCGAGACATCAAGCGACTTGAAGGAGTAGGTAAGTTATGTTATACTTGCAAGGAACCCTAAATTGGTCGACTCCTCTGATTGTTATTCAGTTAATACATGTTGTAGTGCATCGAAAACTAAGAGACACGTATATTTCTTGTTCTACTAATAAACGGTTTAGAAGGGTGAAAACCAAAGATGGGTATCCAACGGGCCGATTTCTTGATGCGCTTGATGAATTTGAATGAAGCCAACGCTGAAATGTTTTGTTAATGAATagaaatatgtttatttaacataataaatagaaaattttggGGGTCGTTTTCACTCCTCTGCATCGATTATTagcagataaaaaaatgtacgtgTCTCTTGGTGCGCGATGCACTGCAACATATATAAACTAAATCAAAATGGGAGTAGACGACTTACCTAGGGTTCCTTGTAGAAACTTGACCCATATTCAGACAGTTTAGGTAacgtaatttttgaatatttatccCTCTGtattaatatcaaatttacGATGAATATTACCAAACATCTTTCATCTAATAGACGAATGCGATAATAATTGCAGTGAAAAGTCCTGTCTTTACTCACATCAAGTCTACTCTGGACGGACTGACGACCATTCGAAGCGGAGGTCCGATGGTGGGAGAAATGCTGCGTAAAGAATTTGATCAACTTCAAAACGTGCACTCAGGTGCCTGGTATCTCATCATTATCGCATCTTCTGCCTTTGGTCTTGTCCTCGATCTTGTTTCTTCTAGCTACATGGCTTTCGTTTGTTTCGCCTTCATTCTGATAGACAACGGTACGTCTCACTGGATCTAAAGCGACAAGCGTCACTGAAGACTAGCAGAGATTAGGGGTACTCTCGAAGTTTCTCAATTGATGATATTTGTAGGAAATATTCTCGGAGGGTCTGTAGGCCTGGCCATATCCCAAAGTCTTACGCTGAACGGAATGGTTCAGTGGGGAATCAGAAGGAGTACGGAACTAGTATCGCAAATGGTCTCAGTTGAGAGACTACTTCAATACACGGACATACCCAAAGAGGGACCTTTCACGACTGACAAGCCTCCTCCGACCACTTGGCCTTCTAATGGTGGTTTAGTCTTCAAGGGTGTTTCTATGAAATATGCTGAAGACAAGCCTCCGGTCCTAAGGGTAACTTTGGAAATATTACTTTGATTCGTGTACATACTGCAAATGCACTGCTGTGTTAGTTGGAAATTTCGACAGTCATAATTTACTCGCTAAGACTTGTTCCAAAATCTGACTTTTCGCTGAGgtcgttttaaattttttcataaatttatttaacgaGCGGTTTACAGGATGACTATAAATTCGACTAGATTCATTTATTGAACGAAGATTCTTTAAAGCAAAAGTTTCAATGCCTGAACAGTGTGAATACACATTCACCTCTGCAATGTCTGTATCTTTTCTCCCATCACATCATTATAGGATCTGACAGTGACCATAGAGCCTGGCTGGAAGATTGGCATAGTCGGCAGAACTGGTGCAGGAAAATCTTCGCTCGTCTCAGCGCTCTTCCGTTTGAACGGAGATGGACTGGACGGTGAAATACTGTTGGACGGAATAAATACGAAGTCGATAGGACTGCACGAGCTGCGCCCCCACATCT
The Neodiprion fabricii isolate iyNeoFabr1 chromosome 5, iyNeoFabr1.1, whole genome shotgun sequence genome window above contains:
- the LOC124183677 gene encoding ATP-binding cassette sub-family C member 4-like, with the translated sequence MNTNERDGKKCPEETSNILSNLFFWWMVPIFRKGAKSNLQITDLCDPPKSDESEGLGDRLEREWRKELKRSSDKSESKPSLFRALCRAFWVPFVLQGAIIFCKEMMACMMVPVLQGKVISYFDPGQKLMDRQQALIYAGLLVLLTLVNVLIDHNYYARTFELGMRFRVACSALIYRKVLRLNQSAFGRTAEGQITNLISNDLARFDIVLPFLNFIWIVPMQVLLLGYMMWQLVGEAVLVGIGVMIMQTMPIQGYLSHIAGILRAKIAVKTDERVQLMSELVSGIQVVKMYSWEKPFQTLVSKTRALEIKLIRYTSYLNGILMGITVFADRVTLFLTLVTFVLSGNTLNAKLTYTLATLFNLLQLACAFRFPIVLITIGETRVTLERITKFLLLDEVEPSKESEFSADNGRLTNEKYTINETRLQNGNRTEMESLLTNRMGYVESSGKLIIEKTKVGEQIERGVEIEMVNVFANWVHDQLPPTLHEVSLKIKRHSLSVLVGPVGSGKSSLLHLLLGELSVRAGGLSLFSGENSEKTKIGRRDIRISYASQNPWIFPATIRENIIFGQSYDKKRYQKVTEACALVRDFAQLPQGDLSQAGERGVCLSGGQKARVNLARALYREADLYLLDDPLSAVDSHVGNHLFKECIREFLKNKTRILVTHQLQYLRQADTVIVLNRGTVKCQGTYEELAQMNPDFLASKQLEESDEPRVKNTDEENMEDEEITSSVNDQATELSESKENLEDVDEEEVVTGRITSKVYKRYFLAGGNPCSLIFITATIIIAQVTANTSDYWLTYWTNQDSLRSAGNNTSCSNHTRHDDQETQWFDKYGLLRRNVAIYVYTAIIVTCVFFLLLRSIFCVRVCMNASCNLHNYMFENLLRAPMKFFNANPSGRILNRFSKDVGVMDEQIPRTLIDVVQTITLTMGIFAMVAVINPWTMIPVIISGVIFYVIRIYYLRTARDIKRLEGVVKSPVFTHIKSTLDGLTTIRSGGPMVGEMLRKEFDQLQNVHSGAWYLIIIASSAFGLVLDLVSSSYMAFVCFAFILIDNGNILGGSVGLAISQSLTLNGMVQWGIRRSTELVSQMVSVERLLQYTDIPKEGPFTTDKPPPTTWPSNGGLVFKGVSMKYAEDKPPVLRDLTVTIEPGWKIGIVGRTGAGKSSLVSALFRLNGDGLDGEILLDGINTKSIGLHELRPHISVIPQEPILFSASLRYNLDPFNEYSDDELWDSLREVELGDTVQSLDFKVAEGGSNFSVGQRQLICLARAIIRNKQLLILDEATANIDRSTDELIQNTIKRKFAHCTVLTIAHRLNTIMDSDRVLVMEEGCIVEFGPPHLLLKNQNGQFFQMLQQTGTATAAKLSQTAERSYFLNSKCKKVMER